Proteins encoded within one genomic window of Littorina saxatilis isolate snail1 unplaced genomic scaffold, US_GU_Lsax_2.0 scaffold_727, whole genome shotgun sequence:
- the LOC138956030 gene encoding uncharacterized protein, producing the protein MTVNRNHDGNELRCDVDWLTDITGPAQTVNVAYGPDSASIPESPVFYTDSTGSHNLTLTCTPRDVNPTTGLTYRWTGRCAGVTSDRCSFRPRPPDENGDGDVGATVQCTVTNTYNNKMAQGSFTLQLKYPPRVTPTIQGYVDNTTLYQGDSLNINCTVAGGEPPVISVTLTCTGHSEGPSNGQSSSLSVTSLNASDHGAVCTCSASWVKPKYYTLTATRTLTVYCKEQTTKLNSAALAGGLVAAVIIIGLVAGTLIFIKRRSEGSKAAEHNQQAAPSSGTAERADRPSYDVYEIQEFPAQNNYELLRLQDVRVRSEYAGFTPCVNSGADVANDSDVDAGFSLYANTGKKAVKSSGPVYVNTIPLCNRIYENVRGNN; encoded by the exons ATGACCGTCAACAGGAATCATGACGGGAACGAGCTTCGCTGTGACGTGGACTGGTTGACGGACATCACGGGACCCGCCCAGACTGTCAACGtggcgt ACGGCCCAGACAGTGCTAGCATTCCAGAAAGCCCTGTGTTCTACACTGACAGTACAGGGTCACACAATCTGACCTTGACCTGCACACCACGTGACGTCAACCCGACCACTGGACTGACCTACAGATGGACAGGTCGCTGTGCTGGAGTGACCAGTGACAGGTGCAGCTTCAGGCCACGCCCACCCGATGAGAACGGTGACGGTGATGTTGGTGCCACAGTACAGTGTACCGTGACAAACACCTATAACAACAAGATGGCGCAGGGATCCTTCACTTTGCAGTTGAAAT ATCCACCTCGCGTCACACCAACAATCCAGGGCTATGTCGACAACACAACTCTCTACCAAGGTGACTCTCTGAACATCAACTGTACCGTAGCTGGTGGTGAACCTCCTGTGATCTCAGTGACCTTGACCTGCACGGGTCACTCTGAAGGTCCCAGCAACGGCCAGAGCAGCAGCCTGAGTGTGACGTCACTGAATGCCAGTGATCATGGTGCTGTGTGCACGTGCAGCGCGAGCTGGGTAAAACCTAAATACTACACTCTGACTGCAACCAGGACCTTGACTGTGTACT GTAAAGAGCAGACGACAAAACTTAACAGTGCTGCACTGGCCGGCGGGTTGGTAGCGGCAGTTATCATCATTGGTCTTGTTGCTGGAACTTTGATTTTCATAAAGCGGCGAAGTGAAG GCAGCAAAGCCGCGGAACATAATCA GCAGGCTGCACCCAGTTCTGGCACAGCTGAAAGGGCCGATCGACCCAGCTATGATGTATATGAAATACAAG AATTCCCAGCGCAAAACAACTATGAACTGCTGAGGCTTCAAGACGTTCGCGTAAGGTCTGAATACGCTGGTTTCACTCCCTGCGTTAATTCTGGAGCAGATGTGGCCAATGATTCAG ACGTTGACGCTGGTTTCTCTCTCTACGCCAATACTGGAAAGAAGGCTGTCAAAAGTTCAG GTCCTGTTTATGTCAACACAATTCCGTTGTGCAACAGAATTTATGAGAATGTACGAGGCAACAACTGA
- the LOC138956028 gene encoding uncharacterized protein codes for MPQCSWSHKMKLFAVSLLAGLQIACFQHCTAAFAQVPFQLVCPERGFRENEVNSVECTVRGSDVKGATCAFPVSSIRLETVVANALNVIAHSPFPTCDNNWSSLNNDNGRCSNIDTNTDVYTYQFNVTADPAILTNLTGLRCFAECSGGPGVGNPFTYNTSRSCGPPVIFAAPNTETDPQAGDSSSGGLSTGAAVGVALALVFVVVGVVVVLMWRRHWVLPCASSSANGSNNTEYNESAVSPPVSVEREEQQNDRSNEMPDNKQQATSQYEILRPLDVGMRSDYAELSHCHAGMKSDDGAGKVYVGVSLL; via the exons CTGCCTTTGCCCAAGTTCCCTTCCAGCTTGTCTGCCCAGAGCGAGGCTTCAGAGAAAACGAAGTTAATAGTGTGGAGTGCACTGTGCGGGGATCAGATGTGAAAGGTGCAACGTGTGCTTTTCCTGTTTCCTCAATTAGACTTGAGACAGTAGTCGCAAACGCTCTAAATGTAATTGCACACTCCCCGTTCCCTACCTGTGACAACAACTGGTCCAGTCTCAACAATGACAATGGAAGATGCTCCAACATAGACACCAACACCGACGTTTACACTTACCAGTTCAACGTGACTGCCGACCCAGCGATTCTCACCAACCTCACCGGTCTTCGCTGCTTCGCTGAATGTTCAGGCGGACCCGGTGTAGGGAATCCTTTTACATACAATACCAGCAGGAGCTGTGGCCCGCCAGTGATATTTGCTG CtccaaacacagagacagacccCCAAGCCGGGGACAGCTCGTCGGGAGGACTTAGTACTGGGGCTGCAGTCGGTGTGGCGTTGGCGCTGGTGTTTGTCGTCGTTGGTGTTGTCGTGGTGTTGATGTGGCGCCGTCACTGGGTCTTACCgtgtgcttcttcttctgccaaCG GAAGCAACAACACGGAATATAACGA GTCGGCAGTGTCGCCACCTGTGTCAGTGGAGCGTGAAGAGCAGCAGAATGACAGATCTAACGAAATGCCCG ATAATAAGCAACAAGCAACTAGCCAGTACGAGATCCTGCGGCCTCTAGACGTAGGGATGAGGTCTGACTACGCTGAGCTCAGTCACTGCCACGCCGGGATGAAGTCTGACGATGGAGCAGGTAaagtgtatgtgggtgtgt CGCTACTTTAG